In Rhinolophus sinicus isolate RSC01 linkage group LG17, ASM3656204v1, whole genome shotgun sequence, one DNA window encodes the following:
- the SNRPE gene encoding small nuclear ribonucleoprotein E, with translation MAYRGQGQKVQKVMVQPINLIFRYLQNRSRIQVWLYEQVNMRIEGCIIGFDEYMNLVLDDAEEIHSKTKSRKQLGRIMLKGDNITLLQSVSN, from the exons ATGGCGTACCGTGGCCAGGGCCAAAAAGTGCAGAAGGTGATGGTGCAGCCCATC AACCTCATCTTCAGATACTTGCAAAAC AGATCTCGGATTCAGGTGTGGCTATATGAGCAAGTGAATATGCGGATAGAGGGCTGTATCATT GGTTTTGATGAGTATATGAACCTCGTATTAGATGATGCAGAAGAGATTCATTCTAaaacaaagtcaagaaaacaGCTGG GTCGGATCATGCTAAAAGGAGATAATATTACTCTGCTTCAAAGTGTCTCCAACTAG
- the ZC3H11A gene encoding zinc finger CCCH domain-containing protein 11A isoform X2, translated as MPNQGEDCYFFFYSTCTKGDSCPFRHCEAALGNETVCTLWQEGRCFRQVCRFRHMEIDKKRSEIPCYWENQPMGCQKLNCAFHHNRGRYVDGLFLPPSKTVLPIVPESPEEEVKACQLTVQQNKLSVQSNPSPQLRSVMKVESSENVPSPTHPPVVINAADDDEDDDDQFSEEGDETKTPTLQSTPEVHNGLRVASARKPGVNLKQGECLNFGIKTLEEIKSKKMKEKSKKQGEGSSGVSSLLLQPQPIPGLEKENVRTVVRTVTLSNKQGEEPMVRLSLTERLGKRKFSVGGDSDPPLKRSLAQRLGKKVDAPETDQTPKKERIAKVGEIHVKTLEEILLERASQKRGELQNKLKTEGPSKVDDSTSGTRSSSSIRIKTFSEVLAEKKHRQQEAERQKSTKDITSIKLKTDNEIKKTVVLPPLVANKGQSEEPAGRTKSVQEVRIKTLEEIKLEKALRVQQTPESSTSSQSQPEATSGTRRLLRITKKSGIKEEKKLQEGSEVASRSSVTRTEATEASDETTGVGITKIQVKRCETMREKHLQKQMERATSQKEKSVLTPVWGDVDSCNTHIAEKPSITRHLTKRLPTKSSQKAEVETSGIGDSILNVKCTAQTLEKRGKAKPKVNVKPSVVKVVSSPKLAPKRKAVEVHPAVVAAVKPLTSSSVLQESPARKAAVAVVPLLSEDKSVTVPETEKPRDSLVLPPTQSSSDPSPPEVSGPSSSQMATKTRRLSSASTGKPPLSVEDDFEKLIWEISGGKLEAEIDLDPGKDEDDLLLELSEMIDS; from the exons AAAAAACGCAGTGAGATTCCTTGTTATTGGGAAAATCAACCAATGGGATGTCAAAAACTGAACTGTGCTTTCCATCACAACAGAGGACGTTATGTTGATGGTCTTTTCCTACCTCCAAGCAAAA CTGTGTTGCCCATTGTGCCTGAGTCACCAGAAGAGGAAGTGAAGGCTTGCCAGCTCACAGTTCAACAGAACAAATTGTCTGTCCAGTCTAATCCCTCCCCTCAGCTGCGAAGTGTGATGAAAGTAGAAAGTTCAGAAAATGTTCCTAGCCCCACACATCCACCAGTTGTAATCAATGCTGCagatgatgatgaggatgatgatg ATCAGTTTTCTGAGGAAGGTGATGAAACCAAAACACCTACCCTGCAATCAACTCCTGAAGTTCATAATGGATTACGAGTGGCTTCTGCCCGGAAACCTGGGGTCAATTTAAAACAAG gtGAATGTTTGAATTTTGGAATAAAAACTCTTGAGGAAAttaagtcaaagaaaatgaaggaaaaatccAAGAAGCAAGGTG AAGGTTCTTCGGGAGTTTCCAGTCTTTTACTCCAACCTCAGCCCATTCCAGGTCTCGAAAAAGAGAATGTCCGGACTGTGGTGAGGACAGTAACTCTGTCCAACAAACAAG GAGAAGAACCCATGGTGAGATTGAGTCTCACCGAGAGACTGGGGAAACGAAAATTTTCAGTAG GTGGCGACAGTGATCCTCCATTAAAGCGTAGCCTTGCACAGAGGCTAGGGAAGAAAGTTGATGCTCCAGAAACCGATCAAACACCAAAGAAAG AGAGAATTGCTAAAGTTGGTGAGATCCATGTAAAGACATTGGAAGAAATTCTTCTTGAAAGAGCCAGTCAAAAACGTGGAGAACtgcaaaataaactcaaaacagaaGGACCTTCAAAAGTTGATGACTCTACTTCAGGAACAAGAAGCTCCTCCAGTATTCGAATCAAGACCTTCTCTGAGGTCCTGGCTGAGAAGAAACATCGgcagcaggaagcagagagacAAAAAAGCACAAAGGATATAACGAGTATCAAGTTAAAGACTGATAacgaaattaaaaaaacagtggTTTTACCACCCCTAGTTGCCAACAAAGGACAGTCAGAGGAACCTGCAGGTAGAACAAAGTCTGTGCAGGAGGTGCGTATCAAGACACTAGAGGAAATTAAACTGGAGAAGGCACTGAGGGTGCAGCAGACTCCCGAGAGCAGCACCAGCTCCCAGTCTCAGCCTGAGGCCACCTCGGGGACAAGGCGACTTCTCCGTATCACCAAAAAATCAG gtataaaagaagaaaagaaacttcaaGAAGGAAGTGAAGTTGCTTCTCGGAGTAGTGTTACTAGAACAGAGGCTACAGAG GCTTCAGATGAGACAACAGGAGTTGGCATCACTAAAATTCAAGTCAAGAGATGTGAGACCATGAGAGAAAAGCACCTACAGAAACAGATGGAGAGGGCAACctcacagaaggaaaaatcagttTTGACACCTGTTTGGGGAGATGTAGACTCTTGCAATACCCACATAGCAGAGAAGCCAAGCATTACACGGCACCTGACAAAGCGGCTTCCCACAAAGTCATCTCAGAAGGCAGAGGTAGAAACCTCAGGAATTGGGGACTCAATATTGAATGTGAAATGTACAGCACAGACCttggaaaaaagggggaaag CTAAACCCAAAGTGAATGTGAAGCCATCTGTGGTTAAAGTTGTCTCCTCCCCCAAATTGGCCCCCAAACGCAAGGCAGTGGAGGTCCACCCTGCTGTCGTTGCAGCTGTGAAGCCACTTACCTCCAGCAGTGTCCTGCAGGAAAGCCCAGCTAGAAAAGCAGCTGTG GCTGTTGTCCCACTCCTTTCTGAGGACAAATCGGTCACTGTGCCTGAGACAGAGAAACCTAGAGACAG TCTTGTGCTGCCTCCAACCCAGTCTTCTTCAGATCCCTCCCCACCAGAAGTATCTGGCCCTTCCTCATCCCAAATGGCCACAAAAACTCGCCGACTCAGCTCTGCCTCAACAGGAAAGCCCCCGCTGTCGGTGGAGGATGATTTTGAGAAACTAATATGGGAGATTTCAGGAGGCAAATTAGAAGCTGAGATCGACCTGGATCCTGGGAAGGATGAAGATGACCTTCTGCTTGAGCTGTCAGAAATGATTGATAGCTGA
- the ZC3H11A gene encoding zinc finger CCCH domain-containing protein 11A isoform X1, whose product MPNQGEDCYFFFYSTCTKGDSCPFRHCEAALGNETVCTLWQEGRCFRQVCRFRHMEIDKKRSEIPCYWENQPMGCQKLNCAFHHNRGRYVDGLFLPPSKTVLPIVPESPEEEVKACQLTVQQNKLSVQSNPSPQLRSVMKVESSENVPSPTHPPVVINAADDDEDDDDQFSEEGDETKTPTLQSTPEVHNGLRVASARKPGVNLKQGECLNFGIKTLEEIKSKKMKEKSKKQGEGSSGVSSLLLQPQPIPGLEKENVRTVVRTVTLSNKQGEEPMVRLSLTERLGKRKFSVGGDSDPPLKRSLAQRLGKKVDAPETDQTPKKAQVSKSLRERLGISAGPNNEEAAERIAKVGEIHVKTLEEILLERASQKRGELQNKLKTEGPSKVDDSTSGTRSSSSIRIKTFSEVLAEKKHRQQEAERQKSTKDITSIKLKTDNEIKKTVVLPPLVANKGQSEEPAGRTKSVQEVRIKTLEEIKLEKALRVQQTPESSTSSQSQPEATSGTRRLLRITKKSGIKEEKKLQEGSEVASRSSVTRTEATEASDETTGVGITKIQVKRCETMREKHLQKQMERATSQKEKSVLTPVWGDVDSCNTHIAEKPSITRHLTKRLPTKSSQKAEVETSGIGDSILNVKCTAQTLEKRGKAKPKVNVKPSVVKVVSSPKLAPKRKAVEVHPAVVAAVKPLTSSSVLQESPARKAAVAVVPLLSEDKSVTVPETEKPRDSLVLPPTQSSSDPSPPEVSGPSSSQMATKTRRLSSASTGKPPLSVEDDFEKLIWEISGGKLEAEIDLDPGKDEDDLLLELSEMIDS is encoded by the exons AAAAAACGCAGTGAGATTCCTTGTTATTGGGAAAATCAACCAATGGGATGTCAAAAACTGAACTGTGCTTTCCATCACAACAGAGGACGTTATGTTGATGGTCTTTTCCTACCTCCAAGCAAAA CTGTGTTGCCCATTGTGCCTGAGTCACCAGAAGAGGAAGTGAAGGCTTGCCAGCTCACAGTTCAACAGAACAAATTGTCTGTCCAGTCTAATCCCTCCCCTCAGCTGCGAAGTGTGATGAAAGTAGAAAGTTCAGAAAATGTTCCTAGCCCCACACATCCACCAGTTGTAATCAATGCTGCagatgatgatgaggatgatgatg ATCAGTTTTCTGAGGAAGGTGATGAAACCAAAACACCTACCCTGCAATCAACTCCTGAAGTTCATAATGGATTACGAGTGGCTTCTGCCCGGAAACCTGGGGTCAATTTAAAACAAG gtGAATGTTTGAATTTTGGAATAAAAACTCTTGAGGAAAttaagtcaaagaaaatgaaggaaaaatccAAGAAGCAAGGTG AAGGTTCTTCGGGAGTTTCCAGTCTTTTACTCCAACCTCAGCCCATTCCAGGTCTCGAAAAAGAGAATGTCCGGACTGTGGTGAGGACAGTAACTCTGTCCAACAAACAAG GAGAAGAACCCATGGTGAGATTGAGTCTCACCGAGAGACTGGGGAAACGAAAATTTTCAGTAG GTGGCGACAGTGATCCTCCATTAAAGCGTAGCCTTGCACAGAGGCTAGGGAAGAAAGTTGATGCTCCAGAAACCGATCAAACACCAAAGAAAG ctcaAGTTTCCAAGTCTCTGAGGGAACGATTAGGCATATCAGCTGGTCCAAACAATGAGGAGGCAGCAG AGAGAATTGCTAAAGTTGGTGAGATCCATGTAAAGACATTGGAAGAAATTCTTCTTGAAAGAGCCAGTCAAAAACGTGGAGAACtgcaaaataaactcaaaacagaaGGACCTTCAAAAGTTGATGACTCTACTTCAGGAACAAGAAGCTCCTCCAGTATTCGAATCAAGACCTTCTCTGAGGTCCTGGCTGAGAAGAAACATCGgcagcaggaagcagagagacAAAAAAGCACAAAGGATATAACGAGTATCAAGTTAAAGACTGATAacgaaattaaaaaaacagtggTTTTACCACCCCTAGTTGCCAACAAAGGACAGTCAGAGGAACCTGCAGGTAGAACAAAGTCTGTGCAGGAGGTGCGTATCAAGACACTAGAGGAAATTAAACTGGAGAAGGCACTGAGGGTGCAGCAGACTCCCGAGAGCAGCACCAGCTCCCAGTCTCAGCCTGAGGCCACCTCGGGGACAAGGCGACTTCTCCGTATCACCAAAAAATCAG gtataaaagaagaaaagaaacttcaaGAAGGAAGTGAAGTTGCTTCTCGGAGTAGTGTTACTAGAACAGAGGCTACAGAG GCTTCAGATGAGACAACAGGAGTTGGCATCACTAAAATTCAAGTCAAGAGATGTGAGACCATGAGAGAAAAGCACCTACAGAAACAGATGGAGAGGGCAACctcacagaaggaaaaatcagttTTGACACCTGTTTGGGGAGATGTAGACTCTTGCAATACCCACATAGCAGAGAAGCCAAGCATTACACGGCACCTGACAAAGCGGCTTCCCACAAAGTCATCTCAGAAGGCAGAGGTAGAAACCTCAGGAATTGGGGACTCAATATTGAATGTGAAATGTACAGCACAGACCttggaaaaaagggggaaag CTAAACCCAAAGTGAATGTGAAGCCATCTGTGGTTAAAGTTGTCTCCTCCCCCAAATTGGCCCCCAAACGCAAGGCAGTGGAGGTCCACCCTGCTGTCGTTGCAGCTGTGAAGCCACTTACCTCCAGCAGTGTCCTGCAGGAAAGCCCAGCTAGAAAAGCAGCTGTG GCTGTTGTCCCACTCCTTTCTGAGGACAAATCGGTCACTGTGCCTGAGACAGAGAAACCTAGAGACAG TCTTGTGCTGCCTCCAACCCAGTCTTCTTCAGATCCCTCCCCACCAGAAGTATCTGGCCCTTCCTCATCCCAAATGGCCACAAAAACTCGCCGACTCAGCTCTGCCTCAACAGGAAAGCCCCCGCTGTCGGTGGAGGATGATTTTGAGAAACTAATATGGGAGATTTCAGGAGGCAAATTAGAAGCTGAGATCGACCTGGATCCTGGGAAGGATGAAGATGACCTTCTGCTTGAGCTGTCAGAAATGATTGATAGCTGA